GGTCTGCCGGGGCGGTAACAGCGTCGGTCGCCTTCGGCCAGGTCCACGCGTAGTAGACGACACCGGCCAGCAACGCGGCCTCGGTGAGGCTGCCGAGGATGTAGTAGTTCCACTCGCCGACGGCGCTCCCCGCGATGGTGAGGGCGTACACGATGGCCAAGACGATGTTCGTCATGCGGGTGACCTTGACGGGCAGGACGAGGCTGAGGAACAGCATCAGGCTGGGCAGCAGGATGTAGATGGTCATGCCCAGCAAGGAGCCTTGTCCGATGGTGAAGACGGACATCTTGCCGGCTTCGATGTCGGCACGTACGTCGGCTCGGAACAAACCGAACAAGTCCACGTAGGCGAAGACGAACATCATGGAAGTCCACAGTGCGGCGATCTTGATGCGTGGGTTGATCCAGTAGTCCCGGTAGTCGGTCGCGGCGGACATGATGGCCTCCCAAAAGCTGTTCGGGGCTGCGGCTCCCGATGCCGGGACACGCAGGATCCCTCCACCAGTTCGAACCTTCTCTGTCGTTCCACGATCCGACAGAGGCGTTGGTCCCAGCGCGAGACTGAACCGGAACCCTCTATCCCACTACTGCCGACCGGATCCGCCGAGGAGGTGTCCCCGCAGGACGACAACGATCCGGCCGGCCCAGTGACGGACGGGCCCGCAACCCAGATCACGCTGCGCGCCGAGCGAGGGGACCAAGACGACCACTACCTCAGCGCGTCGGTGAACGAGGACGGCAGTCTCGTGCTGGCCGGCCACGACCTCGGACCGGGCACACGCCATGGTCTCCCCAGACGGGGAATACGAGTACTGGATCACCGTCAAGGCCGAGCACTTCCCTTGCGCTCCTGGAGGCCGACCCGCCCCGCC
This portion of the Actinomycetes bacterium genome encodes:
- a CDS encoding DUF6326 family protein, whose protein sequence is MSAATDYRDYWINPRIKIAALWTSMMFVFAYVDLFGLFRADVRADIEAGKMSVFTIGQGSLLGMTIYILLPSLMLFLSLVLPVKVTRMTNIVLAIVYALTIAGSAVGEWNYYILGSLTEAALLAGVVYYAWTWPKATDAVTAPAD